GGGTGATATGCTGCGCGCGGCAGTAAAAGCCGGCACCCCATTGGGTTTGAAAGTAAAAGACATCATGTCCAGCGGTGGTCTGGTATCTGACGATATCATCATCGCGCTGGTAAAAGAGCGTATTGCCCAGCCCGACTGCGCCAAAGGTTTCCTGTTTGATGGCTTCCCCCGCACCATTCCGCAGGCAGAAGCCATGGTCGAGGCCGGCGTGGACATCGACTATGTGCTGGAAATCGACGTTGCTGACGAAGAAATCGTCACCCGCCTGAGTGGCCGTCGCGTGCACGAAGGTTCAGGCCGTGTGTACCACACCGTATACAACCCGCCCAAGCAGGCTGGTGTGGACGACGAAACCGGCGAGCCTCTGGTGCAGCGCCCCGACGACCAGGAAGACACCGTGCGCAAGCGCCTGGCGCTCTACCACGAGCAAACCAAGCCACTGGTGGGTTTCTATGCCGATCGCCAGGCCACGTCGTCCGTTAAGTGCGCGAAAGTTGCCGGTGTCGGCAGCGTGGATGAAATCCGCCAGCGGGTGCTGAACGTACTCAGCTGAGTGTGTATCAAGAGTGTCAAACACCCGCTTCAGCGGGTGTTTTTTTTAGCGCCCGCGGTGTTGCCCTGAATCTACAGGGCGATGCGGCGGGTGTTCAGCAACGGATTTTAAGCGGAGCAATATGAACAAGTCTGCCACGGGGGTTTTGCTGGTTAATCTGGGGACGCCGGAAGCGCCCACGCCTGGCGCGGTCCGTGCATTTCTGCGCGACTTCCTGAGTGACCCCCGGGTGGTGGAGATTCCCCGGCTGATCTGGCTGTGCATTCTCTACGGCGTGATACTGCCGTTTCGCCCCCGCAAAGTGGCCCATGCCTATGCCTCGATCTGGACAGAGCAGGGGTCGCCCCTGCGGGTGTTGACGGAATCTCTGGCCGCCCGGCTGCAAGCGCGCCTGTCGGCAGAATCCGGCGAAACCGCACCCAA
This region of Simiduia agarivorans SA1 = DSM 21679 genomic DNA includes:
- the adk gene encoding adenylate kinase, translating into MRVILLGAPGAGKGTQAKFIMEQFGIPQISTGDMLRAAVKAGTPLGLKVKDIMSSGGLVSDDIIIALVKERIAQPDCAKGFLFDGFPRTIPQAEAMVEAGVDIDYVLEIDVADEEIVTRLSGRRVHEGSGRVYHTVYNPPKQAGVDDETGEPLVQRPDDQEDTVRKRLALYHEQTKPLVGFYADRQATSSVKCAKVAGVGSVDEIRQRVLNVLS